TTGTGCCCCGTCATGAGAGTCCGATGCACCGAACGCCGGAAAAGTTCGTGCGGTCAGCCCCCGGCCCGCACCGAGCCGAGGATCCCCTGGGCCGCCGAGGCCCTGCCGTCCGTCCTGATCTGCACGTACACCTGCGGCTGTCCGCCGCCGTCCGGAGGCGTGAGCCCGGCCTCGACGACCGAGCCGCCGCCGGGGCAGTCGCTCCAACTGCGGACCCGGGCGGACCAGCGGGCCAGGGTGTGGTCGCGGGCGCCGTCGTAGTGGCACTCGGGGTGGGCGAGGTCGTCGACCACGGCTGTGACGTCACCCTGTTCCAGTACCCCGGCGAAGACGCCGTTGACGTCCGCGCCGAGGTCCTGCCAGCGCGCCAGGTCGTCGGCGACGGCGAACCCCGGCTCGTGCCCGGCGCGCAGACCGAGAGCCCGCGGGTCCCACCCCGCCGCGCGTACCTGACCGGCCCACGCGGCGGGTACGGCGGCCGACACCCGCCCCGTCACGTCCTCGATCCGCCGGTCGGCGGGCACGGTGCCGTGCGGCCACAGGGCGAAGGCCGTGCCGGTCAGGGCCGCCGTCACCACCAGCCCGGCGAGAAGGGCGGGCCACCGGCGGGGACGACGGCCCGCCGCCAGCCGTTCCAGCTCCGCCGCGAACGCCCGCGCGTCGGGCCAGCGGCGCGCACGGTCCGGACGCAGGGCGCGCAGCAGGGCACGCCGGACGCCGGGATCGAGGCCCGGACGCAGCCGGTCGGGCCGTACGACCTTGCCGGGCGCGCCCGGCACCACCCCGGTGAGCAGGTGGTAGCCGACCGCGCCCAGACCGTAGACGTCGGCACGCGCGTCGATGCCGGTGCCGGGCTCGGCCTGCTCGGGCGGCCGGTATCCCGCCGACCCGGCGGCCAGGGTCAGCCCGGACGCCTCCGCGAGGATCTTGGCCAGTCCGAGGTCGGCCAGCAGCACCTGCCGGGTGCCGTCCGGGCCGGTGCGCAGCAGCAGGTTGGACGGCTTGATGTCCCGGTGCACGATCCCCGCCTCGTGCAGCGCGGCCGCCCCGAGCGCCGCCGACGCCGTCAGCCGCAGCGCCTCCGCGACGGGCAGCGGGCCGTCCTGGAGCAGTTCTGCGAGGGTGCCGCCGTCGGCGTACTCCATCACGAAGTACGGTCTGCCGTCCGGGAGTTCACCGATGTCGTGGACCTGCACCACCCGCCGTGACGCGGCCCGGCGCAGCAACCGGGCCTCGGACAGGAAGCGTTCACGGACGTCGAGGCGGTGCGCCCAGTTGTCGGCGAGCACCTTCACGGCCACCGGCGCGTCCAGCGTGTCGTCGTGGGCGAGCCACACCGTCCCGAACGCGCCGGTGCCCAGGCGTCGTTCGACCCGGTAGCGGCCGATGCGCTCGACGGAGTGCATACGACTATCATGCCTGCCGCACCGACCATGGCGAGGGGAGCAGCCGTGCCGGACCGGCCCCCGACCGAGGACCTCGCCCGGCGCGCGGCCGACGGCGACCGGGCGGCGCTCGACGCGCTGCTCGCGGAGATCCGCCCCGAGGTCGTCCGGCGCTGCGGCCGGTTCCTGCCCTGCCGCGAGGACGCCGAGGAGGCGGCGCAGGACGTGCTGCTCCAAGTCGCCCGCAGGATCGGTACGTTCGAGGGACGCAGCCGCTTCGGCACCTGGCTGTACACCGTGGTGGCCAACTGCTGCCGACAGAAGTACCGCGAGCTCAGGCGGCGCTCCGCCGAACAGCCCGCCCCGACGGTCGACGACCTTCGCGCCGACCCCCGCACCACCAGCGTCATCGCCGGATCCCGCATCGACCTGCTGGAGGCGCTGGAACGGCTGGAGCGCGAACACCCGCTGCTGGTCGAGCCGTTGGTCTACCGGGACATCTGCCGGCTGGAGTACGCGGAGGCCGCGGAACGCGTCGGCATTCCGCTGGGCACCTTCAAGTCCCGACTGCACGAGGCACGTCGACAGATCAGGCCCTGGCTGGCCGAGTCGCCGTGACCGCTCACTCCTCCTCGAGCAGCGTGATCTCCGCCCAGATCGTCTTGCCGTCGGCCGTGTGCCGGCTGCCCCAGCGCTGGGTGAGCTGGGCGACCAGGAGGAGACCGCGGCCGCCCTCGTCCCAGGTCTTGGCGCGGCGCAGATGCGGGGCGGTGTGGCTGGTGTCGGAGACCTCGCAGATGAGGGTGGTCGCGTCGTGGATCAGGCGCAGCCGGATGGGGTGCGCGCCGTACCGGATGGCGTTGGTGACCAGCTCGCTCACCACCAGTTCCGCGGTGAACGACGCCTCCGACAGACCCCAGGTGCCCAGCTGCTCGACGACCTGCTTGCGGATGGGGGCGACGAGGGAGGGATCGGCGGGGATGTGCCAGGTCGCGACCTGGGAGGCGGGCAGGCCCCGGGTGCGGGCCAGCAGCAGGGCCACGTCGTCGGTGGAGCCGCCCGGCGGCAGGAGGGTGTTCAGGACCCGGTCGCAGGTCTCGTCGAGGGAGTCGGAGAAGGCCGCCAGTGCCTCGCCCAGCAGTGCGGTGCCCGCGTCCGCGTCGCGTTCCGCGGACTCGACCAGGCCGTCCGTGTAGAACGCCAGGACCGAGCCCTCGCGCAGCTCCAGCTCGGCCGACTCGAAGGGCAGTCCGCCCACGCCCAGCGGCGGCCCTGACGGCAGGTCGACCTGTCGGGGAGCGCCGCCCGGCGGGATCAGCAGCGGGGTGGGGTGTCCGGCCCGGGCCAGGGTGCAGCGCCGCGACACCGGGTCGTACACCGCGTACACACAGGTCGCCCCGACCTCGCCCGGGCTGCCGTCGGTGCCGGCCTCCGCGGACAGCCGGACCACGAGGTCGTCGAGGTGGGTGAGGAGCTCGTCCGGGGCGAGGTCGATGTCGGCGAGGGTGCGCACGGCGGTGCGCAGCCGGCCCATGGTGGCCGAGGCCTGGATGCCGTGACCGACGACGTCCCCGACGACCATCGCGACCCGCATCCCGGACAGCGGGATCACGTCGAACCAGTCGCCGCCCACCCCGGCCCGGGCCGCGGGCAGATACCGGGAGGCCGCCAGCACGGCCGCGGTGTGCGGCAGCGAGCGGGGCAGCAGGCTGCGCTGGAGCGCGAGCGCTGTCTCCCTCTCGCGGGAGTAGCGGCGGGCGTTGTCGATACAGACGGCCGCGCGCGTTGTCACCTCCTCGGCCAGCAGTACGTCGTCCGGCGTGAACGGATCGGGCCGCCGGAACCGGGTCAGCACCGCGACCCCGAGGGTCAGCCCGCGGGCCTGGATCGGCACCGACATCGTGGAGTGGATGCCGAACTGCCGGACGGCGTCGCCGCGCGCCTGGTTCCAGGACAGCCACTCGTCCAGCTGCCCGGAGGCCACGGTGGCGACGATGGTCCGGCCCGCGACCAGTGAGTCCGCCTGGGGCGAGGAGGCCGGATACATCTCGACCTGCCCCGGCTTGGCCACGGCCTCCGGGGTGCCCGGGTTGACCGACTGGTGCGCGGCCCGGCGCAGCCCGATCGGGGTGGTGAGGGCCGGGGGAGGCTCGCCGTTCTCCTGCGGGTCCAGCAGGTCGACGCTGACGAAGTCGGCGAGCGCGGGCACGCAGACGTCCGCGAGTTCCTGCGCCGTCCGGGTGACGTCGAGCGTGGAGCCGATGCGCACGCTCGCCTCGTTGACCAGTTGCAGCCGCTCGCGGGCCAGGTAGTTCTCGGTGAAGTCGTGCGCCGCCAGACACACGCCCCGCACCCGGCCCTCGCGGTCGGTGACCGGGGCCATTCTGGCCAGCCAGGCGTGCGCCAGTGTCTCGCCGCCGGTGCGCATGTACGTCTGGACGTCTTCCGCCCGGCCCGTGGTGAGCACCCGCAGCAGATGTGCCTCCAGCTCCGCGCTCTGCGGTTTGCCGCCGATCTCCGACAGTCTGAGGCCCCGGATGCGTTCCTCGGGCAGTCCGATCACGTCGGCCATGGCGTCGTTGAGCCGGCTCAGCCGCAGCCGCTCGTCGTAGACCGCGACGGCGCACGGTGACTGCACGAGCGCCGCCGTGGCGAGCGGGTCGTCGCCGGAGCGCGGTCCGCCGCCCTCCAGGGGGGTGACGACGAGCCACCGGCCGGGGGTGCCGTCCTCGGAGCGGTGGTGATGGGCGAGCAGCCATACGGACACGGTGCGGCCGTCGCGGTGGCGGAGCGTGACCGTGCCGTCCCAGCGCGGGCCGGCCGGGGCGAAGGCCGTCGGCACACCATCGCTGACCAGCAGGTACTCGGCCGGACTCCCCACGACCTCGGTGGCCGGCCGGCCCAGCAGGCGCTCCGCGCCGGCGTTCCACTCCACGACCGTGCCCTGGTCGTCGATGACAGCCCGTGCCGTCGCGGCATCGTCGAACGGATAGTCCGGGCTCATCGTCGCCACTCCATTGCGCACACTCACAGTGAACAAGCGCGTCACTTGAGTTCCAGCCTAGTGCGTCACGCTCCCGCGCGGACCGGAACCCCCCGCGTCCAGCGCGGTCCGCTGCCGGACGGGGTCAAGGCGGAAATCCGGCCGATGTGGTGGCCGAGGCACCTGTGCTCTTCCGCACCCTTGACGGTCCTGAGTGGCAGCACGTCAGAATCTGTGTGTTCACGATCAGTTGTGAGTACTTCTGGGCCCTGTTGAGAAAGAGCCGGATGAGGGAGAGCCGCACGTCATGACGGTCACTCGCAGATCTGTTCTGATCGCCTCCGCCGCCGCCCCCGCGGCCGGGGCGCTGCTCGGCACCGCCGCGGCGTCGGCCGCCGAGGCGGCGGGAGGTGCCGCGGGCCGCAGCACGGTCGCCCTGCGGGACGGCTGGCGCTTCGCCCTGGTCGACCCGGGCGGCATCACCGACCCGACCGGCGCCTTCGCCGGCGCCGCCGACCCCGCCTACGACGACTCGGCGTGGCGCGAGGTGGCCGTGCCGCACGACTGGAGCATCGAGCTCGCCCCGACCACACAGCACGGCACCACCAGCGGCACCGGCTTCTTCCCGGGCGGCCTCGGCTGGTACCGCCTCTCCTTCACTCTGCCGCCCGGCTGTGCCGGCAAGCGCGTCGCGGTGGAGTTCGACGGCGTCTACATGGACTCGTACGTCTACTGCAACGGCACCGAGGTCGGCCGTCACCCCTACGGCTACACCGGCTTCGCCTTCGACCTCACCGAGCTGCTGCACACCGACGGCACCACCGAGAACGTCATCGCCGTCAAGGTGCAGAACCGGCTGCCCAGCAGCCGCTGGTACTCGGGCAGCGGCATCTACCGCGAGGCCCGCCTCGTCGTCACCGAGCCGGTGCACGTGGAGCGCTGGGGCACCCAGGTCACCACACCCGACATCACCGAGGAGCGGGCCGTCGTCCGGGTGCGGACCTCCGTGGTGAACGCGTCCGGCACCGCGAGCCGGGTCGAGATCCGCTCGACGGTGAAGGATGCCAGGGGCCGGAAGGTCACCCGTACGGCGTCCACGGTCGACCTCACCGACAAGGCGACCGAGACCCACGAACTCACCGTCCCCGAACCCAGGTTGTGGGACTTCGCCGACCCTCACCGCTACACCCTGCTGACCGAACTCCGTGTCGACGGGCGGACCGTCGACACCCACCGCACCCCCTTCGGCATCCGCACCGTCCGCATCGACCCGGACGAGGGGTTCCATCTCAACGGCGTCCACACCAAGTTGAAGGGCGTCGACCTGCACCATGACCTCGGCGCGCTCGGCGCGGCCGTCAGCGTCGAGGCGATCCGCCGCCAGATGACGATCATGAAGTCGATGGGCGTCAACGCCTTCCGCACCTCGCACAACCCGCCCTCGCCGGAGATGATCCGGGTCTGCGAGGAGCTCGGCATCGTGATGATGGTGGAGGCCTTCGACTGCTGGCGCAGCCCCAAGACCCGTTACGACTACGGCCGGTTCTTCGACGAGTGGTCGGACCGGGACATCGCGGAGATGGTGCGGGCCGCCCGCAACTCACCCGCCGTGATCATGTGGTCGATCGGCAACGAGATCTCCGAGTTCACCTCCACCGCGGGCCTGACCATCGCGGACCGCCTCATCGCCGGGATCAAGGCCCACGACGACACCCGCCCGGTCGTCATCGGCTCCCACCGCCACCGGACCGTGCCCACCCCCGGCACCCCCGCCGACCTGATCCTCGCCAAACTGGACGGCCTCGGCCTCAACTACAACACCGCCAAGTCGGTGGACGCGCTGCACGCCCGCTATCCGCACCTGTTCCTCTTCGAGTCCGAGTCGTCCTCCGAGACCTCCACCCGGGGCGCCTACCAGGAGCCGGAGCACCTCAACACCGGCGAGAACCACACCCCCGGCAAACGGGCCGTCTCCTCGTACGACAACAACCTCGCCTCCTGGACCATGAGCGGCGAGTACGGCCACAAGAAGGACCGCGACCGGAAGTGGTTCACCGGCCAGTTCCTGTGGTCCGGCATCGACTACATCGGCGAACCCGCGCCGTACGACGTCTTCCCGGTGAAGGCGTCCTTCTTCGGCGCCGTCGACACGGCCGGCTTCCCGAAGGACATGTACTACCTGTTCCAGAGCCAGTGGGTCGAGGAACCCATGGTCCATCTGTTGCCGATGACCTGGAACCACGAGGAAGGGGACACGGTCGAGGTGTGGGCGTACTCCAACGTCGACACCGTCGAGCTGTTCCTCAACGGAAAGTCCCTGGGTGTGCGGAAGTTCGACACGAAGACGACCGTCGACGGGCGTCGCTACCTGGAGACCACCGAGGCGACCGGCGACGACAAGACCTTCACCGACGGCCCCTACCCCGGCAGCTACACCAGTCCGAACGGCAGCGCCGGCAAGCTCCACCTGACGTGGAAGGTCCCCTACCGGGCCGGTGAGTTGAGGGCCGTGGCCCGGCGGGGCGGGAAGGTCGTCGCCACCGATGTGCTGCGCACCGCGGGTGCGGCACACGCCGTGCGGCTGACGGCCGACCGCAAGTCCGTGGCCGCGGACGGGCGTTCGCTGGTGTTCGTCACCGCGGAGATCGTCGACGCGCGCGGGGTGGTCGTGCCCGACGCCGAGGAGCTGATCTCGTTCGAGGTCAAGGGCGGCTCCCTCGCCGGGCTCGACAACGGACGTCAGGAGAGCGCCGAGCGCTACCAGGCGAGCACGCGCACCGCGTTCCACGGCAAGGCACTCGCCGTCGTACGGTCGGGCGCCGAGCCGGGGGCGCTGAAGGTGACCGGGCGGGCGGAAGGGCTGCGCTCGGACTCCGTGACCCTGCGTGCCGAGCCCGCCCGCTCGGCCGCGACCACCCCCGCGGCCGGCGTCCAGCCCGACTACCCTGTCCCGCCGAACTACCCGTACGCGGACGCCAGTTACTCCGGCCGCACCGACACCCTGCCCGCCGCGATGCTCGACGGCGACCCGGCGACCGGTTGGTCCAACGCCTTCAGCAAGGCCGCCACCGCCCTGTTGCCGGTGTTCAACGGGGCCAGGGCCGAGGACTGGGTCTCCGTCGACTTCGGGCGAACACGGACCTTCGACCGGGTGGAGGTCTCGTTCACCCTGGGCCCGGTCCACAGCCTGCCCGCGTCCGTGGAGGTGGAGGCGTGGGACGGGAAGCGCTGGGTGAAGGCGGAGGGCGCGGCTGTGGAGTGGGCGGGCGAGTCCGACGCGCCGACCGTGGTCACCTTCGACGCGCTCGGCGGATCCCGGCTGCGGCTGCTTCTGGCCAGCGGCCATCCCGGTGAAGTCCGAGGCGCGGTGAGGATCAGCAGGCTGTCGGTGCCGGCCGTCTGACCCGCCTTCGCGTACGGTCCGGACGGGATCGGGCCAATCAGTCACGTCCGGACCGTTGACGAGGTGTCATGCCTGCAACAAGCATGGCACCGACCGCACTTGGGAGCGCTCCCATCATGGGCGCCGCCCGCCGCTCACCGAGGAGCCCCGGACGTGAAAAGACGTAACACCACGCTGTTGTCCCTGACGGCCCTGCTGGGCGCGGTACTTGTCGCCGCGCCGACCTCACCGGCATCCGCCGACGAGGTCGAGCAGTTGAAGAACGGCACCTTCGACACCACCACCGAGCCCTGGTGGGCGACCAGCAACGTCACCGCGGGTCTGTCCGACGGGCGGCTGTGCGCGGACGTGCCGGGCGGCACCACCAACCGCTGGGACGCCGCCGTCGGCCAGAACGACGTCACGCTGGTCAAGGGGGAGTCGTACAAGTTCGCCTTCACCGCGGACGGTGTGCCCGACGGGCATGTCGTGCGCGCCATCGTGGGGCTCCAAGTGGCCCCGTACGACACCTACTTCGAGGTCAGCCCGCAGCTCAGTGTCTCCGGCAACAGTTACTCCTACACCTTCACCTCGCCCGTCGACGCCACCCAGGCCCAGGTCGGCTTCCAGCTCGGCGGCAGCGCTGACGCCTGGAAGTTCTGCATGGACGACGTGTCCCTGCTCGGCGGGGTGCCGCCGGAGGTGTACGAGCCCGACACCGGGCCGCGGGTGCGCGTGAACCAGGTCGCCTATCTGCCGTCCGGGCCGAAGAACGCCACGCTCGTGACGGACGGTACGGCGAAACTGCCCTGGCAGCTGAAGAACGCCTCCGGCACCGTGGTGGCGCAGGGCTCGACCACGCCGCGCGGCGTCGACGCGTCCTCCGGGCAGAACGTCCACTCCATCGACTTCGGGGCGTACAAGAAGGCGGGCACCGGCTACACGCTGGTCGCCGACGGTGAGACGAGCCGCCCGTTCGACATCGGCACCGGCGCCTATGAGCAACTGCGCCTGGACGCCCTCAAGTACTACTACACCCAGCGCAGCGGCATCCCGATACGGGACGATCTGCGGCCCGGCTACGGCCGCGCCGCCGGTCATGTCGACGTGGCCCCCAACCAGGGCGACTCCGCCGTCCCCTGCCAGCCGGGCGTCTGTGACTACAAGCTCGATGTCACCGGCGGCTGGTACGACGCCGGCGACCACGGCAAGTACGTCGTCAACGGCGGTATCTCCACCTGGGAGCTGCTGAGCACCTACGAGCGTGCCCTGCACGCCCGCACCGGGAAGCCCGGGAAGCTCGGCGACGGCACCCTCGCCATTCCGGAGAGCGGCAACAAGGTGCCGGACATCCTCGACGAGACCCGCTGGGAGCTGGAGTTCCTGCTGAAGATGCAGGTGCCCGCCGGACAGCCGCTGGCCGGGATGGCCCACCACAAGATCCACGACGAGGCGTGGACCGGCCTCCCGCTGCTGCCGAGCGAGGATCCGCAAAAGCGTGAACTGCACCCCGCGACAACCGAGGCGACCCTGAACCTCGCGGCCACCGCGGCGCAGGCGGCCCGGCTGTACAAGCCCTACGACAAGGCGTTCGCGGCGAAGACCCTCGCGGCGGCCCGCACCGCCTGGACGGCGGCGCTCGCCCACCCGGCCCTGCACGCCGACCCCAACGACGGCACCGGCGGCGGCGCCTACCCGGACACCGACGCCACCGACGAGTTCTACTGGGCGGCGGCCGAGCTGTATCTCACCACGGGGGAGAAGCAGTTCGCGGACTACGTCCTCAACTCGCCCGTCCACACGGCTGACATCTTCGGCCCCCTCGGCTACGACTGGGCCCGCACGGCGGCAGCCGCCCGCCTGGACCTGGCGACCGTCCCCAGCAAGCTGCCCGGCCGCGACAAGGTGCGCCAGTCGGTGGTCAAGGGCGCCGACCGCTACCTCACCACGCTGAGGTCACAGCCGTACGGCATGCCGTACGCGCCCACCGACAACCTCTACGACTGGGGTTCCAACCACCAGATCCTGCACAACGGCATCGTCATCGCCACCGCGTACGACATCACGGGCGC
This DNA window, taken from Streptomyces sp. NBC_00663, encodes the following:
- a CDS encoding RNA polymerase sigma factor; the protein is MPAAPTMARGAAVPDRPPTEDLARRAADGDRAALDALLAEIRPEVVRRCGRFLPCREDAEEAAQDVLLQVARRIGTFEGRSRFGTWLYTVVANCCRQKYRELRRRSAEQPAPTVDDLRADPRTTSVIAGSRIDLLEALERLEREHPLLVEPLVYRDICRLEYAEAAERVGIPLGTFKSRLHEARRQIRPWLAESP
- a CDS encoding serine/threonine-protein kinase — encoded protein: MHSVERIGRYRVERRLGTGAFGTVWLAHDDTLDAPVAVKVLADNWAHRLDVRERFLSEARLLRRAASRRVVQVHDIGELPDGRPYFVMEYADGGTLAELLQDGPLPVAEALRLTASAALGAAALHEAGIVHRDIKPSNLLLRTGPDGTRQVLLADLGLAKILAEASGLTLAAGSAGYRPPEQAEPGTGIDARADVYGLGAVGYHLLTGVVPGAPGKVVRPDRLRPGLDPGVRRALLRALRPDRARRWPDARAFAAELERLAAGRRPRRWPALLAGLVVTAALTGTAFALWPHGTVPADRRIEDVTGRVSAAVPAAWAGQVRAAGWDPRALGLRAGHEPGFAVADDLARWQDLGADVNGVFAGVLEQGDVTAVVDDLAHPECHYDGARDHTLARWSARVRSWSDCPGGGSVVEAGLTPPDGGGQPQVYVQIRTDGRASAAQGILGSVRAGG
- a CDS encoding SpoIIE family protein phosphatase; protein product: MSPDYPFDDAATARAVIDDQGTVVEWNAGAERLLGRPATEVVGSPAEYLLVSDGVPTAFAPAGPRWDGTVTLRHRDGRTVSVWLLAHHHRSEDGTPGRWLVVTPLEGGGPRSGDDPLATAALVQSPCAVAVYDERLRLSRLNDAMADVIGLPEERIRGLRLSEIGGKPQSAELEAHLLRVLTTGRAEDVQTYMRTGGETLAHAWLARMAPVTDREGRVRGVCLAAHDFTENYLARERLQLVNEASVRIGSTLDVTRTAQELADVCVPALADFVSVDLLDPQENGEPPPALTTPIGLRRAAHQSVNPGTPEAVAKPGQVEMYPASSPQADSLVAGRTIVATVASGQLDEWLSWNQARGDAVRQFGIHSTMSVPIQARGLTLGVAVLTRFRRPDPFTPDDVLLAEEVTTRAAVCIDNARRYSRERETALALQRSLLPRSLPHTAAVLAASRYLPAARAGVGGDWFDVIPLSGMRVAMVVGDVVGHGIQASATMGRLRTAVRTLADIDLAPDELLTHLDDLVVRLSAEAGTDGSPGEVGATCVYAVYDPVSRRCTLARAGHPTPLLIPPGGAPRQVDLPSGPPLGVGGLPFESAELELREGSVLAFYTDGLVESAERDADAGTALLGEALAAFSDSLDETCDRVLNTLLPPGGSTDDVALLLARTRGLPASQVATWHIPADPSLVAPIRKQVVEQLGTWGLSEASFTAELVVSELVTNAIRYGAHPIRLRLIHDATTLICEVSDTSHTAPHLRRAKTWDEGGRGLLLVAQLTQRWGSRHTADGKTIWAEITLLEEE
- a CDS encoding glycoside hydrolase family 2 TIM barrel-domain containing protein; this translates as MTVTRRSVLIASAAAPAAGALLGTAAASAAEAAGGAAGRSTVALRDGWRFALVDPGGITDPTGAFAGAADPAYDDSAWREVAVPHDWSIELAPTTQHGTTSGTGFFPGGLGWYRLSFTLPPGCAGKRVAVEFDGVYMDSYVYCNGTEVGRHPYGYTGFAFDLTELLHTDGTTENVIAVKVQNRLPSSRWYSGSGIYREARLVVTEPVHVERWGTQVTTPDITEERAVVRVRTSVVNASGTASRVEIRSTVKDARGRKVTRTASTVDLTDKATETHELTVPEPRLWDFADPHRYTLLTELRVDGRTVDTHRTPFGIRTVRIDPDEGFHLNGVHTKLKGVDLHHDLGALGAAVSVEAIRRQMTIMKSMGVNAFRTSHNPPSPEMIRVCEELGIVMMVEAFDCWRSPKTRYDYGRFFDEWSDRDIAEMVRAARNSPAVIMWSIGNEISEFTSTAGLTIADRLIAGIKAHDDTRPVVIGSHRHRTVPTPGTPADLILAKLDGLGLNYNTAKSVDALHARYPHLFLFESESSSETSTRGAYQEPEHLNTGENHTPGKRAVSSYDNNLASWTMSGEYGHKKDRDRKWFTGQFLWSGIDYIGEPAPYDVFPVKASFFGAVDTAGFPKDMYYLFQSQWVEEPMVHLLPMTWNHEEGDTVEVWAYSNVDTVELFLNGKSLGVRKFDTKTTVDGRRYLETTEATGDDKTFTDGPYPGSYTSPNGSAGKLHLTWKVPYRAGELRAVARRGGKVVATDVLRTAGAAHAVRLTADRKSVAADGRSLVFVTAEIVDARGVVVPDAEELISFEVKGGSLAGLDNGRQESAERYQASTRTAFHGKALAVVRSGAEPGALKVTGRAEGLRSDSVTLRAEPARSAATTPAAGVQPDYPVPPNYPYADASYSGRTDTLPAAMLDGDPATGWSNAFSKAATALLPVFNGARAEDWVSVDFGRTRTFDRVEVSFTLGPVHSLPASVEVEAWDGKRWVKAEGAAVEWAGESDAPTVVTFDALGGSRLRLLLASGHPGEVRGAVRISRLSVPAV
- a CDS encoding glycoside hydrolase family 9 protein, whose product is MKRRNTTLLSLTALLGAVLVAAPTSPASADEVEQLKNGTFDTTTEPWWATSNVTAGLSDGRLCADVPGGTTNRWDAAVGQNDVTLVKGESYKFAFTADGVPDGHVVRAIVGLQVAPYDTYFEVSPQLSVSGNSYSYTFTSPVDATQAQVGFQLGGSADAWKFCMDDVSLLGGVPPEVYEPDTGPRVRVNQVAYLPSGPKNATLVTDGTAKLPWQLKNASGTVVAQGSTTPRGVDASSGQNVHSIDFGAYKKAGTGYTLVADGETSRPFDIGTGAYEQLRLDALKYYYTQRSGIPIRDDLRPGYGRAAGHVDVAPNQGDSAVPCQPGVCDYKLDVTGGWYDAGDHGKYVVNGGISTWELLSTYERALHARTGKPGKLGDGTLAIPESGNKVPDILDETRWELEFLLKMQVPAGQPLAGMAHHKIHDEAWTGLPLLPSEDPQKRELHPATTEATLNLAATAAQAARLYKPYDKAFAAKTLAAARTAWTAALAHPALHADPNDGTGGGAYPDTDATDEFYWAAAELYLTTGEKQFADYVLNSPVHTADIFGPLGYDWARTAAAARLDLATVPSKLPGRDKVRQSVVKGADRYLTTLRSQPYGMPYAPTDNLYDWGSNHQILHNGIVIATAYDITGATKYRDGALQSVDYLFGRNALNMSYVTGYGEVNSHNQHSRWYAHQLDANLPNPPKGTLAGGPNSSIQDPYAQSKLQGCVGQFCYIDDIQSWSTNEHTINWNSALSRMASFVADQT